The proteins below come from a single Triticum aestivum cultivar Chinese Spring chromosome 5D, IWGSC CS RefSeq v2.1, whole genome shotgun sequence genomic window:
- the LOC123121852 gene encoding uncharacterized protein, whose protein sequence is MEIEMESSSVESCEPGERSVAGKISKMGGTGNAVVAMATTGKKTYEQAFLATTGKKISLQALLGTMGKKTSKQELLATTGNTSKQELLPTGKTAGSEVRKAAVLLMQVASLRGGAGDVRETRERLIGQSLEALSNAEVLASLEEEEPRRTISQEAKTDLIAYQACDQEEAAPELVVQIMSDDDDDYVKCEAAASEEACDPAFILENDTMTTMIVADPARGEIGLAEEVDVAAKSGQQKKRVNLSTEEFSALLEEEEAGRKMAHKGSTDPNAYQASAQVDDDWSDKEERHEAMELLKQNMADDDDESAKFEAAAPEEATGDEIRISEEAAEVAAEEEMMMMGFGGLAEEAAEEAAESWEQKRKRRGDLSIDEMMARTREMVGEVPEEANTDHNAYCARVYREDWDWLFAPLYGPFDKTTSIPPSCCSHHHRNSLVRPQQTLQIFSIKVGKIKKPLMWPLHVFGSVAVRDKVDHNRIMVFHRQRENCQTLTKKDRSLMLTGPTRGVVVDVHPTYIEVDLKVKGTTESEDMDLSYLVVASSPGGPSYRAEASKRSTLELTYVRMYDSVEAAISVKLKKDGSWPGCRGLFTASTASLEDMEILLLAFKGDRLPVNGKGRIEFSRRVVSVELRGKLIFSAKALQGSDEKGVRRVRKTFTPKRAGKSKENIKIGSCEMEVTVTWSLLPSCKFDYDNSL, encoded by the exons ATGGAGATAGAGATGGAGTCGTCGAGTGTCGAGTCTTGTGAGCCGGGGGAAAGATCTGTGGCGGGGAAGATATCTAAGATGGGGGGAACAGGGAATGCGGTGGTGGCgatggcgacgacggggaagaAGACATATGAGCAGGCGTTTCTGGCGACGACGGGGAAGAAGATATCGTTGCAGGCGTTGCTGGGGACGATGGGGAAGAAGACATCTAAGCAGGAGTTGCTGGCGACGACGGGTAACACATCTAAGCAGGAGTTGCTGCCGACGGGGAAGACTGCGGGATCTGAAGTGCGGAAGGCGGCGGTGTTGTTGATGCAGGTTGCGAGCTTGCGTGGAGGGGCGGGTGATGTGagagagacgagggagcgcctgatTGGCCAGTCTCTGGAGGCTCTGTCGAATGCAGAAGTGTTGGCCTCACTGGAAGAGGAGGAACCAAGGAGAACGATATCTCAGGAAGCCAAAACTGATCTAATTGCCTACCAAGCCTGTGAtcaggaggaggcggcgccggagcTCGTGGTGCAGATTATGTCGGATGATGACGATGACTATGTTAAGTGTGAAGCAGCAGCTTCTGAAGAGGCATGTGATCCAGCTTTTATTCTCGAGAATGACACAATGACGACAATGATTGTAGCGGACCCCGCTAGGGGGGAAATTGGCCTGGCTGAGGAGGTGGATGTGGCGGCTAAAAGTGGACAGCAGAAGAAGAGAGTTAATCTGTCGACTGAAGAATTTTCGGCGCTactggaggaggaggaagcagggAGAAAGATGGCTCACAAAGGCAGCACTGATCCAAATGCCTACCAAGCCTCTGCTCAAGTGGATGATGATTGGTCTGATAAGGAGGAGCGGCATGAGGCGATGGAGCTCCTGAAGCAGAATATGGCGGATGACGATGATGAGTCTGCCAAGTTTGAAGCAGCGGCGCCTGAAGAGGCTACTGGGGATGAGATAAGGATCTCTGAGGAAGCGGCCGAGGTAGCTGCTGAGGAGGAGATGATGATGATGGGATTTGGGGGGCTGGCCGAGGAGGCGGCTGAGGAGGCGGCTGAAAGTTGggagcagaagaggaagaggagaggtgaCCTGTCGATTGATGAAATGATGGCTAGAACGAGAGAGATGGTAGGGGAAGTGCCTGAGGAGGCCAACACTGATCATAATGCCTACTGTGCCCGTGTTTACCGTGAAGATTGGGACTGGCTCTTTGCCCCACTCTACGGTCCCTTCGACAAGACCA CGTCTATCCCACCCTCGTGTTGCAGCCACCATCACCGTAACTCCTTGGTCAGGCCACAGCAGACTCTTCAGATCTTCTCAATCAAAGTCGGAAAGATAAAGAAGCCCCTAATGTGGCCATTGCATGTTTTTGGTTCAGTCGCTGTACGGGATAAGGTGGATCACAATCGCATTATGGTCTTCCATCGCCAAAGGGAGAACTGTCAAACCCTCACCAAGAAG GATCGGTCTCTTATGCTGACGGGTCCCACCCGTGGAGTTGTGGTGGATGTACATCCTACGTATATTGAAGTTGATCTGAAAGTTAAGGGCACCACTGAATCGGAGGACATGGATTTAAGCTATTTAGTAGTTGCGTCTTCTCCTGGCGGCCCGTCTTATCGTGCTGAAGCTAGCAAGCGTAGCACATTGGAGTTGACATATGTTCGAATGTACGACTCTGTGGAAGCCGCAATCAGTGTGAAATTGAAAAAAGATGGGTCATGGCCTGGTTGCCGAGGTTTATTTACTGCCAGTACAGCTAGTTTAGAAGACATGGAAATCTTGTTGCTTGCTTTTAAAGGTGATAGATTGCCAGTTAATGGTAAAGGAAGGATTGAGTTTTCACGCCGTGTAGTCAGCGTCGAGCTTCGCGGTAAGCTAATATTTTCTGCGAAGGCACTGCAAGGTAGTGATGAGAAAGGTGTGAGAAGAGTTCGTAAGACTTTTACTCCCAAAAGAGCTGGTAAAAGCAAGGAGAATATTAAGATTGGTTCCTGTGAGATGGAGGTAACTGTGACATGGTCCCTTCTTCCGAGTTGCAAGTTTGACTATGATAATTCTTTGTAA